The DNA window CGGGCCCGCTGAAGGTCCCGTCGCCCTTGAGACTGATGGGCGCCTGCCCGAAATTGTTGGCGTTTCCCCAACTGTAGTGCAATATCCAATCACCGACCGCGCTCACGATGATCCTTTCGCCGCATGGAAACAGATCATTGGCGACCCTTGTATTGCCGCCGACTCAAACAGTCGGCCCTGATCCAGGCGATGTCGCGTATCGGCGGACAGTTCACCTAAACGTATCAGCAACTCGCGATCCGATATCACTCCCGCCGAAAAGGACCAGAGTCGTTGGCCCCGGGAAAAGAGGACCTTCGGCCCTGAGCCGCCTCCGCCTCCGCCTCGTTACCTCTTTTCCCTTGCGGTATAAAGATCTTCGACGTCCACGGCGCGCGTCACGACCGCCGAGGAGACGTCGGCCAGGGTCCGCCGGTTGTTTCGCGCGAACCGCCGCAACACCGCGAAAGCCTCTCCCATTTCCACGCCAAGACGCTCGGCGATGAACCCTTTCGCCTGCTCGATGATCACCCTGCTGGTGAGCGCCGTCTCCAGTTGCTCGACGAGCAGTTCGTGGCGCCGGATCGCCCTCGCCTGCAGCAACGAAATCGTGGCCACGTCCACCATCGCCTTGGCCGAACGGAGCTCTGCCGGTTCGAGGTGACCGGTCGAGGAGCGGAACAGGTTGAGCACCCCGACCACCTCGGACCTCAGCTGCATCGGCAGCGCGAGCACCGACCGGAAGTCGACCGACAGTGCCTTGCGAGCGAACCGCGGCCACCTCGTCCCCGCCGAGCTCAGGTCCGGCCAGGTCACCGCGTTCTTGCTGTGGAACGCCTCGATGCAGGGGCCCTCGCTGGACTGCAGTTGGAACAGCTCGAGCACCCGCGCGCTCTCGTTCGAACTGGCCACCAGTTGCAGTTCACCGCGCGAACTGGTCAGCAGGAGCCCGGCGGCGTCCACCTCGAGGAGTTCGACACATCTGTCCGTGAGCAGGTGCAGGAAGTCGATGGCGTCGAAGTCATCGGTCAGGGTGTCCGCCAGTTCGACGAACGTGTCCATCAAACGCTGCTCGCTCACCGTCAGATCCTCCACGTGGCAACCACCGACATACCCAAAAGACTGCTCCCCGCCGCGATCATCCGGCCCCCT is part of the Amycolatopsis sp. CA-230715 genome and encodes:
- a CDS encoding GAF and ANTAR domain-containing protein, whose amino-acid sequence is MSEQRLMDTFVELADTLTDDFDAIDFLHLLTDRCVELLEVDAAGLLLTSSRGELQLVASSNESARVLELFQLQSSEGPCIEAFHSKNAVTWPDLSSAGTRWPRFARKALSVDFRSVLALPMQLRSEVVGVLNLFRSSTGHLEPAELRSAKAMVDVATISLLQARAIRRHELLVEQLETALTSRVIIEQAKGFIAERLGVEMGEAFAVLRRFARNNRRTLADVSSAVVTRAVDVEDLYTAREKR